The Canis lupus dingo isolate Sandy chromosome 8, ASM325472v2, whole genome shotgun sequence genome has a segment encoding these proteins:
- the ZNF496 gene encoding zinc finger protein 496 has protein sequence MPTALCPRVLAPKESEEPRKMRSPPGENPSPQGELPSPESSRRLFRRFRYQEAAGPREALHRLWDLCRGWLRPERHTKEQILELLVLEQFLAILPREIQGWVRAQEPESGDQAVAAVEALEREPGRPWQWLKHCEDPVVIDDGDGPPDQEQERLPTEPQSDLAKGQDTQPVALAQGPGLPSRLQGQLSGDPVLQDPGLLDANLRDAQQVMALQLPSSRLSPFEDMIFCFSQEDWSLLDPAQTGFYGEFIIGEDCGVSLPPSDSATQLALSQGEDSEPQVPEFQDPQGKDVAQASYLDFPSLQPFQVEERRKRDELQVPEFQTCQQMALGQSTCPAGGDALTPENGLDEEVTIEIILSSSGDEDSQLGPYCTDGSPGPTEKQHGLPTSRRSGAEAGSEMPTSSSKKSYICPNCGKIFRWRVNFIRHLRSRREREKPHECSVCGELFSDSEDLDGHLEIHEAQKPYRCGACGKSFRLNSHLLSHRRTHLRRDRGKELGGSGAAMGSGGAGPGVLLAQGAAELNVQCCECGKAFQRPDHLARHRSSAHGEDRARPFQCRYCVKSFSQNCDLLRHQRLHMKRRSKQALNSY, from the exons ATGCCCACAGCCCTGTGCCCCCGAGTCTTGGCTCCAAAGGAAAGCGAGGAGCCCAGGAAAATGAGGAGCCCACCCGGAGAGAACCCCAGCCCCCAGGGGGAGCTTCCCAGCCCTGAATCCTCCCGCCGCCTCTTCCGCCGCTTCCGCTACCAGGAGGCAGCGGGCCCCCGGGAGGCCCTGCACCGCCTCTGGGACTTGTGTCGGGGCTGGCTGAGGCCCGAGAGACACACCAAGGAGCAGATCCTGGAGTTGCTGGTGCTAGAGCAGTTCCTGGCCATCCTGCCCCGGGAGATCCAGGGCTGGGTGCGGGCCCAGGAGCCTGAGAGTGGCGATCAGGCCGTGGCTGCTGTGGAGGCACTTGAGCGGGAGCCAGGGAGACCCTGGCAGTGG CTCAAGCACTGTGAAGACCCCGTGGTGATCGATGATGGGGATGGCCCTCCAGACCAGGAGCAGGAGCGGCTGCCTACAGAACCCCAGAGCGACCTTGCAAAGGGCCAGGACACCCAGCCCGTGGCGCTGGCacagggccctgggctcccaAGCAGACTGCAAGGCCAGCTCAGCGGGGATCCAG TCCTGCAGGATCCTGGCCTCCTGGACGCGAACCTGAGGGACGCCCAGCAGGTGATGGCCCTGCAGCTGCCCTCG AGCCGCCTGTCGCCCTTCGAGGACATGATCTTCTGCTTCTCACAAGAGGACTGGTCCCTTCTAGATCCTGCTCAGACGGGCTTCTATGGAGAGTTCATCATTGGGGAGGACTGTGGTGTCTCACTGCCTCCAA GTGACTCGGCCACCCAGCTGGCACTTTCCCAGGGGGAGGACAGTGAGCCCCAGGTCCCTGAGTTTCAGGACCCCCAGGGGAAGGATGTGGCCCAGGCTTCTTACTTGG acTTTCCGAGTCTTCAGCCATTCCAGGTAGAAGAAAGACGGAAACGAGACGAGCTCCAGGTGCCAGAGTTCCAGACCTGCCAGCAGATGGCCCTGGGTCAGAGCACCTGCCCAG CCGGAGGTGACGCACTGACCCCTGAGAACGGCCTGGATGAGGAGGTAACCATCGAGATCATCCTGTCCAGTTCTGGGGATGAGGACTCCCAGCTCGGCCCCTACTGCACGGACGGGTCACCAGGACCCACAGAGAAGCAGCACGGCCTCCCCACGTCCCGTCGGAGTGGCGCTGAGGCTGGCAGCGAGATGCCGACGTCCTCCTCCAAAAAGTCCTACATCTGTCCAAACTGCGGGAAGATCTTCCGCTGGAGGGTCAACTTCATCCGGCACCTGCGGAGCCGCAGGGAGCGGGAGAAGCCGCACGAGTGCTCGGTGTGCGGCGAGCTGTTCAGTGACAGCGAGGACCTGGATGGACACCTGGAGATCCACGAGGCGCAGAAGCCCTACCGCTGTGGTGCGTGTGGGAAGAGCTTCCGTCTCAACTCCCACCTGCTGTCGCACAGGCGCACACACCTGCGCAGGGACCGGGGGAAAGAGCTCGGAGGCTCCGGGGCGGCCATGGGCTCCGGGGGCGCGGGCCCAGGCGTCCTGCTGGCCCAGGGCGCAGCCGAGCTCAACGTCCAGTGCTGCGAGTGTGGCAAGGCCTTCCAGCGGCCAGACCACCTGGCGCGCCACCGCAGCAGTGCGCATGGCGAGGACAGGGCCCGGCCCTTTCAGTGCCGCTACTGCGTCAAGAGCTTCTCGCAGAACTGTGACCTCCTCCGCCACCAGCGTCTGCACATGAAACGCCGGTCCAAGCAGGCTCTGAACTCCTACTGA